A single window of Larimichthys crocea isolate SSNF chromosome XII, L_crocea_2.0, whole genome shotgun sequence DNA harbors:
- the triobpb gene encoding TRIO and F-actin binding protein b isoform X2 has translation MTPDLLNFKKGWMSKLDESGEWKKHWFVLTDAGLKYYRDSSAEEKDDLDGEIDLKSCVKVSEFDVEKNYGFQIQTREAAFTLSAMTAGIRRNWIEVLKKSVRPSSSPDLTQLPDSSSDKENSHSRFPLSSRRPSSRHADVHSEVPASAPPTHRRFDYVELSPVPASSGPLPASQREAAEGQGREHSQWQEERNTTSQWEAVLSRKGSGVGSNQRLRTEDEIERKWAEFERMPLKEMSSLPPMGSRPSGQSANEALQREVASLRQQLEQLQGGRGGGGGGVGRGGGVRGSCGPEAPCSRSLGAMERAHRQALEELQRQHERQIKELETEKDRLLLEETQDTKRVMEALKKKHKEELEREVEKVKRLGSGIDARTLREQQQAESQAFQRELAGLSERYSQKCLELNRAEQNSAEREREISRKERDMEQLRKENQDLKARLKEEISRMRSTITDQSSEDNKDRTPCELEVLLRVKENEIEYLHKEISCLRNELQFLNAEKRLACERYTEIREELSGIKGRSEREIQSLKEHLRLAMAALQEGQKLGNSLDH, from the exons ATGACG CCCGACCTCCTCAACTTCAAAAAGGGATGGATGTCCAAACTGGACGAGAGCGGAGAG tggAAGAAGCATTGGTTTGTTTTGACGGATGCTGGGTTGAAGTACTACAGAGACTCGAGCGCAGAGGAG aAAGACGACTTGGACGGAGAGATTGACCTAAAATCCTGCGTGAAAGTGTCCGAGTTTGACGTGGAGAAGAACTACGGCTTTCAGATCCAG ACACGGGAAGCCGCGTTCACGCTGTCTGCCATGACGGCCGGGATCAGGCGGAACTGGATAGAAGTTTTAAAGAAGAGCGTCCGGCCCAGCAGCTCTCCCGACCTCACACA ATTACCCGACAGCAGCAGTGACAAAGAAAATTCCCATTCTCGCTTCCCGCTGTCTTCCCGTCGCCCGTCGTCGCGTCACGCCGACGTTCATTCAGAAGTCCCGGCTTCCGCCCCTCCTACTCATCGTAGGTTCGACTATGTCGAGCTGTCTCCCGTCCCCGCCTCATCCGGCCCTCTCCCGGCCAGTCAGAGAGAAGCGGCGGAGGGGCAAGGTAGGGAGCACAGCCAatggcaggaggagaggaacacGACCAGCCAGTGGGAGGCCGTGCTGTCCAGGAAGGGCAGCGGCGTGGGATCGAACCAAAGGCTGCGCACGGAGGACGAAATCGAGAGGAAGTGGGCCGAGTTCGAGCGCATGCCGTTGAAGGAGATGAGCTCCTTGCCACCGATGGGGTCGAGGCCTTCTGGCCAGTCAGCCAATGAGGCGCTGCAGAGGGAG GTGGCGTCACTGAGGCAACAGCTGGAGCAACTACAAGGTGggagaggaggcggaggaggaggagtagggcGAGGAGGAGGCGTGAGGGGCAGCTGCGGGCCCGAGGCCCCCTGCAGCCGCAGCCTGGGAGCCATGGAGCGCGCTCACCGACAGgcgctggaggagctgcagaggcaGCACGAGCGCCAGATCAAGGAGCTGGAGACGGAGAAGgacaggctgctgctggaggagacgCAGGACACCAAACGAG tgatgGAGGCtttgaagaagaaacacaaagaggagttggagagggaggtggagaaagTCAAGAGGCTGGGCAGCGGGATCGATGCGCGGACTCTGCGAGAGCAACAACA GGCAGAGAGTCAGGCCTTTCAGCGAGAGCTGGCCGGACTGTCTGAGCGCTACTCCCAGAAGTGCCTCGAGCTAAACCGAGCCGAGCAGAACAGCgctgagagggagagggagatcAGCCGCAAGGAGAGAGACATGGAGCAGCTGAGGAAAGAGAACCAG gacCTAAAGGCCCGTTTGAAGGAGGAGATCAGCCGTATGCGATCCACCATCACAGACCAGAGCTCAGAGGACAACAAAGACAGGACGCCCTGTGAACTGGAG gtTCTTCTCAGGGTGAAAGAAAACGAGATCGAGTACTTACACAAGGAGATCAGCTGTCTACGGAACGAACTGCAGTTTCTTAACGcg GAGAAACGTCTGGCCTGCGAACGATACACGGAGATTCGGGAGGAGCTGAGCGGGATTAAAGGCCGGAGCGAGCGAGAGATCCAGAGTCTGAAGGAGCACCTGAGGTTGGCCATGGCTGCTCTGCAGGAGGGGCAGAAGCTGGGAAACAGCCTGGACCACTGA
- the triobpb gene encoding TRIO and F-actin binding protein b isoform X1, with translation MTPDLLNFKKGWMSKLDESGEWKKHWFVLTDAGLKYYRDSSAEEKDDLDGEIDLKSCVKVSEFDVEKNYGFQIQTREAAFTLSAMTAGIRRNWIEVLKKSVRPSSSPDLTQLPDSSSDKENSHSRFPLSSRRPSSRHADVHSEVPASAPPTHRRFDYVELSPVPASSGPLPASQREAAEGQGREHSQWQEERNTTSQWEAVLSRKGSGVGSNQRLRTEDEIERKWAEFERMPLKEMSSLPPMGSRPSGQSANEALQREVVASLRQQLEQLQGGRGGGGGGVGRGGGVRGSCGPEAPCSRSLGAMERAHRQALEELQRQHERQIKELETEKDRLLLEETQDTKRVMEALKKKHKEELEREVEKVKRLGSGIDARTLREQQQAESQAFQRELAGLSERYSQKCLELNRAEQNSAEREREISRKERDMEQLRKENQDLKARLKEEISRMRSTITDQSSEDNKDRTPCELEVLLRVKENEIEYLHKEISCLRNELQFLNAEKRLACERYTEIREELSGIKGRSEREIQSLKEHLRLAMAALQEGQKLGNSLDH, from the exons ATGACG CCCGACCTCCTCAACTTCAAAAAGGGATGGATGTCCAAACTGGACGAGAGCGGAGAG tggAAGAAGCATTGGTTTGTTTTGACGGATGCTGGGTTGAAGTACTACAGAGACTCGAGCGCAGAGGAG aAAGACGACTTGGACGGAGAGATTGACCTAAAATCCTGCGTGAAAGTGTCCGAGTTTGACGTGGAGAAGAACTACGGCTTTCAGATCCAG ACACGGGAAGCCGCGTTCACGCTGTCTGCCATGACGGCCGGGATCAGGCGGAACTGGATAGAAGTTTTAAAGAAGAGCGTCCGGCCCAGCAGCTCTCCCGACCTCACACA ATTACCCGACAGCAGCAGTGACAAAGAAAATTCCCATTCTCGCTTCCCGCTGTCTTCCCGTCGCCCGTCGTCGCGTCACGCCGACGTTCATTCAGAAGTCCCGGCTTCCGCCCCTCCTACTCATCGTAGGTTCGACTATGTCGAGCTGTCTCCCGTCCCCGCCTCATCCGGCCCTCTCCCGGCCAGTCAGAGAGAAGCGGCGGAGGGGCAAGGTAGGGAGCACAGCCAatggcaggaggagaggaacacGACCAGCCAGTGGGAGGCCGTGCTGTCCAGGAAGGGCAGCGGCGTGGGATCGAACCAAAGGCTGCGCACGGAGGACGAAATCGAGAGGAAGTGGGCCGAGTTCGAGCGCATGCCGTTGAAGGAGATGAGCTCCTTGCCACCGATGGGGTCGAGGCCTTCTGGCCAGTCAGCCAATGAGGCGCTGCAGAGGGAGGTA GTGGCGTCACTGAGGCAACAGCTGGAGCAACTACAAGGTGggagaggaggcggaggaggaggagtagggcGAGGAGGAGGCGTGAGGGGCAGCTGCGGGCCCGAGGCCCCCTGCAGCCGCAGCCTGGGAGCCATGGAGCGCGCTCACCGACAGgcgctggaggagctgcagaggcaGCACGAGCGCCAGATCAAGGAGCTGGAGACGGAGAAGgacaggctgctgctggaggagacgCAGGACACCAAACGAG tgatgGAGGCtttgaagaagaaacacaaagaggagttggagagggaggtggagaaagTCAAGAGGCTGGGCAGCGGGATCGATGCGCGGACTCTGCGAGAGCAACAACA GGCAGAGAGTCAGGCCTTTCAGCGAGAGCTGGCCGGACTGTCTGAGCGCTACTCCCAGAAGTGCCTCGAGCTAAACCGAGCCGAGCAGAACAGCgctgagagggagagggagatcAGCCGCAAGGAGAGAGACATGGAGCAGCTGAGGAAAGAGAACCAG gacCTAAAGGCCCGTTTGAAGGAGGAGATCAGCCGTATGCGATCCACCATCACAGACCAGAGCTCAGAGGACAACAAAGACAGGACGCCCTGTGAACTGGAG gtTCTTCTCAGGGTGAAAGAAAACGAGATCGAGTACTTACACAAGGAGATCAGCTGTCTACGGAACGAACTGCAGTTTCTTAACGcg GAGAAACGTCTGGCCTGCGAACGATACACGGAGATTCGGGAGGAGCTGAGCGGGATTAAAGGCCGGAGCGAGCGAGAGATCCAGAGTCTGAAGGAGCACCTGAGGTTGGCCATGGCTGCTCTGCAGGAGGGGCAGAAGCTGGGAAACAGCCTGGACCACTGA
- the LOC109142917 gene encoding serine/arginine repetitive matrix protein 2 — protein sequence MPVSSDEPICPKFQPNIFDPSRCHDCLRQRHLHAGAGAGGSAEAAVPQQKSTDETGIGAKINGTDTGIGPDKGVFLTPIPSQAEERDTSSKEDSDGVSVVSSYCDVNGGRLGYQESSFCILSPDCELYICDGDDDDDSTDSCRDQSDYQEFSSSVSADDEYLPIRRRSTKFDMTRLDPPPHRPNPRAWMDEDRGRDSFNSRSGSKEDREKRESGYFSLGRATGSRLLHDNNPPTPYRHFERGHPIYSSRNVEPKDTVPFRNPNLGVASERQITEPLTEDLPIEIPPPDPYEIAVEVEAQVGPRSPSPTPFKIAESLASTGRKGFNSSYGRGQSGRFDSSRQGSALQSRSSSPTRGNLPFRRSESTASLNRNNFDGGGRTQGTEPGSRSALQGTHGRRVESGTLPRNFKSYTSSVQSQPSTVSDFRSALRKSEVNGSLTGRGRDSRSSSPPRRDYNPTGQTSLRKTEITSSSSNLLGRDSRTSPPSRRTSTSVRDSHSSPPPRRNYTSSSQSLLRKSESILSLSGRSHHGRCGSPIREGYDIESQALLRNQTARNGLNDEEHESPTLSPSRRDYDTTQSVLRKTQSSPVGVSRGRGDSRSSSPGRRGYETPTQYQLRKTDTSSSLQGRNRDSRNSSPSRRSYDSPSQSLLRKSEVNSSVRGRDSQSRSSSPSRRSYEGPSQSLLRKSEVNSSVRGRDSQSQSSSPSRRSYEGPSQSLLRKSEVNSSVRGCDSYSSLPSRKSYDAPEQRTLRRTETNTSLNSKNHNSRNSSSSPTIQGNNDPPGYSILRTATNGDSSRSFQRKNTYHDSKPDYNNSPTSCRESTHSQRGSSLSRPSSPPRPATIGSRTAFATLETPRSHGSIRSGVGRHGREDRCPSPSDKRSSRHAKSPSPPPQIQLRRHTSSQSSVESSESGPPLSGSTGRNKEEYAMIADVPKVKIIHQKDEVGYMGRPQNQQPSRRQELFKPASHSLSKHPSRERLDTGDTERDWNYGGSGYLSRAHSSTSLQRSGSPSADEGSSWKGNHHRTEQMQVCDTVCVYSTCVHAHYMYPRGNNLCLAVPYGGRSYSCFSCYHKHNKPCSTHGSIQVYWPISISSRYIFTRHAGSVSSVHTDLVYNRKSFMYLAP from the exons ATGCCCGTCTCCAGCGATGAACCCATCTGCCCCAAGTTCCAGCCCAACATCTTTGACCCCTCCCGCTGCCACGACTGCCTGCGCCAGAGGCACCTGCACGCTGGAGCTGGCGCAGGGGGGAGCGCCGAGGCAGCAGTGCCACAGCAGAAATCCACAGACGAGACTGGAATCGGTGCTAAAATAAACGGGACGGACACTGGGATTGGACCGGACAAGGGAGTGTTTTTAACGCCGATCCCATCCCAGGCGGAGGAAAGAGACACCAGCAGCAAG GAGGATTCTGATGGTGTGTCGGTGGTGAGCAGCTACTGTGATGTCAACGGAGGCCGTCTGGGTTATCAGGAGAGCTCTTTCTGCATCCTGAGCCCCGACTGTGAGCTTTATATCTGTGACggcgacgacgacgacgacagcACTGACAG CTGTCGTGACCAGAGCGACTACCAAGAGTTCAGCAGCTCCGTCAGTGCAGACGACGAATACCTGCCGATCCGTCGCCGTTCGACCAAATTCGACATGACCCGGCTCGACCCTCCGCCCCACCGACCCAACCCTCGGGCTTGGATGGATGAAGACCGGGGCAGAGACAGCTTCAATAGTCGATCAG GGTCAAAAGAAGATAGAGAGAAGCGTGAAAGTGGCTACTTCTCGCTGGGGAGGGCAACGGGTTCCCGTTTACTCCATGACAACAACCCTCCCACTCCTTACCGCCATTTTGAGAGAGGACATCCCATCTACAGCAGCAGGAATGTAGAGCCCAAAGACACTGTCCCCTTCAGAAACCCTAATCTAGGTGTTGCCTCTGAAAGGCAGATAACAGAGCCTCTAACTGAGGATCTGCCCATAGAAATCCCACCTCCTGACCCCTATGAAATTGCAGTGGAAGTTGAGGCACAGGTCGGCCCCCGCTCTCCCAGTCCTACTCCTTTTAAGATCGCAGAGTCGTTGGCCTCCACTGGGCGAAAAGGTTTCAACAGTTCATATGGCCGGGGCCAGTCAGGACGTTTTGATTCTTCAAGGCAAGGCTCGGCTCTGCAATCTCGCTCTTCTTCTCCCACACGTGGAAACTTACCGTTCAGGCGCAGTGAGTCCACTGCGTCCCTCAACAGGAATAACTTTGATGGCGGAGGGCGGACTCAGGGGACGGAGCCAGGATCCAGAAGCGCTTTGCAAGGCACACATGGGCGACGTGTTGAGTCAGGAACTCTGCCAAGAAACTTTAAATCATACACTAGTTCTGTCCAATCCCAGCCCAGCACCGTTTCAGATTTTAGGAGTGCCTTGAGAAAATCAGAAGTAAACGGATCTTTGACTGGTCGAGGTCGTGACAGCAGAAGCTCATCTCCCCCAAGGAGGGACTATAACCCTACAGGCCAAACGTCTCTTCGTAAAACTGAAATCACCAGCAGTTCTTCAAATCTACTTGGGCGTGACAGTCGTACTTCGCCTCCATCCAGGAGAACTTCTACCAGTGTGCGTGACAGTCACAGTTCCCCGCCGCCAAGGAGAAATTACACCTCGTCTAGCCAATCCCTCTTGCGTAAATCAGAATCAATTTTGTCTCTAAGCGGACGTAGTCATCATGGACGGTGTGGCTCACCCATAAGAGAAGGCTATGATATTGAAAGCCAGGCTTTATTACGTAACCAAACAGCTAGGAATGGACTAAATGACGAAGAACATGAAAGTCCCACACTGTCTCCATCCAGACGAGATTACGACACAACTCAATCTGTGCTCCGTAAGACTCAATCAAGCCCTGTCGGCGTCAGTCGAGGTCGTGGCGACAGCCGTAGTTCCTCTCCTGGAAGGAGAGGCTATGAAACCCCAACTCAGTATCAGCTTAGGAAAACAGACACTAGTAGTTCTTTACAAGGTCGTAATCGTGATAGTCGTAACTCGTCCCCTTCAAGGAGAAGCTATGACTCTCCTTCTCAGTCTCTGCTACGCAAGTCTGAAGTAAACAGCTCTGTCAGAGGTCGTGATAGCCAAAGTCGAAGCTCGTCCCCTTCGAGGAGAAGCTATGAAGGTCCTTCTCAGTCACTGCTGCGCAAGTCTGAAGTAAACAGCTCTGTCAGAGGTCGTGATAGCCAAAGTCAAAGCTCATCCCCTTCGAGGAGAAGCTATGAAGGTCCTTCTCAGTCTCTGCTACGCAAGTCTGAAGTAAACAGCTCTGTCAGAGGTTGTGATAGCTACAGTTCGTTGCCTTCGAGGAAAAGCTATGACGCTCCTGAACAGCGCACATTGCGGAGAACAGAAACTAACACCTCCCTTAACAGCAAGAATCACAACAGCCGCAACTCCAGCTCTTCTCCCACTATACAAGGCAACAATGATCCACCGGGCTACTCAATCCTCAGGACTGCCACTAATGGGGACTCCAGCCGTTcctttcaaagaaaaaacacgtACCACGACTCCAAACCTGACTACAATAACTCACCAACCTCTTGCCGAGAATCGACTCATTCTCAACGCGGTTCCTCGTTATCTCGTCCTTCTTCGCCCCCTAGACCGGCCACAATCGGCAGCAGAACAGCTTTCGCCACCTTGGAAACACCCAGGAGCCATGGAAGTATCAGATCTGGGGTTGGTAGACATGGTCGTGAGGACCGCTGCCCATCCCCTAGTGACAAGAGATCCTCCCGCCATGCAAAGAGCCCTTCTCCTCCACCCCAGATTCAATTGCGCAGGCACACCTCCTCCCAGAGCTCCGTGGAGTCCTCAGAGTCGGGCCCACCGTTGTCGGGTTCCACGGGGCGGAACAAGGAGGAGTATGCCATGATAGCAGACGTGCCGAAGGTCAAAATAATCCATCAGAAAGACGAGGTGGGCTACATGGGGCGGCCTCAGAACCAGCAGCCCTCGCGGAGGCAGGAACTCTTTAAACCAGCCAG CCACTCCCTGAGCAAGCATCCCTCCAGAGAGAGGCTCGATACaggggacacagagagagactggaACTACGGTGGCAGTGGGTATCTATCTCGAGCTCACTCCTCCACCTCACTGCAG AGGTCTGGCAGTCCTTCAGCAGATGAGGGCAGTTCTTGGAAAGGTAATCaccacagaacagaacaaatgCAGGTatgtgacacagtgtgtgtttacagtacatgtgtgcACGCTCACTATATGTATCCACGTGGAAACAACCTCTGTCTCGCTGTGCCATATGGAGGCAGAAGCTACAGCTGTTTTTCCTGTTATCACAAACATAATAAACCCTGTAGTACACATGGTTCAATACAAGTTTATTGGCCTATTTCAATATCTTCCCGTTACATATTTACTAGACATGCTGGCAGCGTGTCCAGTGTTCACACAGATCTTGTCTATAATAGAAAGTCTTTTATGTACTTGGCACCCTAA
- the nol12 gene encoding nucleolar protein 12 → MKNNKKQNVSKNKKFKPGSKKRENKCIVTFDDKDRQEYLTGFHKRKVERRKAAVAEIRKKIKDEQIRVREERHKEYVKMLKEREEALEAAEDDLEETIISTTESVQYDHPNHTVTVTTISDLDLSGAHLLGPAANQEEGKDEEEEKEEQEKTIAMPRKAGNPILNKKIRSLTASLSTCTSKRKRKGKQEGRGGRGRPTDKRHGATEGKSRAGRTGKVQRRRKTGKRTHYHD, encoded by the exons atgaaaaataacaaaaaacaaaatgtgtcgAAAAACAAGAAGTTCAAGCCCGGATccaagaagagagaaaacaaatgcatcGTCACGTTTGACgacaaagacagaca GGAATATTTAACCGGTTTCCACAAGCGgaaggtggagaggaggaaagcagcGGTGGCAGAGATTCGTAAGAAAATCAAGGACGAGCAGATCCGAGTCAGAGAAGAA AGGCATAAGGAATACGTGAAGatgctgaaggagagagaagaagctcTCG AGGCGGCTGAAGACGATCTGGAAGAAACCATAATCAGCACGACGGAGTCCGTGCAGTACGACCACCCCAACCACACCGTCACCGTGACGACCATCAGTGATCTTGACCTCTCGGGGGCTCACCTGCTCGGACCTGCAGCAAACCAG GAGGAGGGcaaggatgaagaagaagaaaaagaagaacaggaGAAGACAATTGCAATGCCAAGAAAAGCCGGGAATCCAATCTTGAACAAGAA gaTCCGCTCCCTGACCGCGTCGCTCAGCACTTGCACCAGCAAGCGGAAGAGGAAAGGGAAGCAGGAAGGCCGAGGAGGACGAGGCCGTCCGACAGACAAGAGACACGGTGCCACAGAGGGTAAAAGCAGAGCCGGGAGGACCGGCAAGGTGCAGAGACGCCGGAAGACCGGGAAAAGGACGCACTATCACGACTGA